The Mesotoga sp. BH458_6_3_2_1 genome has a window encoding:
- the proC gene encoding pyrroline-5-carboxylate reductase has translation MKIGIIGVGNIGSIFADRLLGELRDLDRLYLLDRNQERLSNYSAEDERVRIASSPDEVLSNCTHVIIAVKPQDCLELFSEIINGENSCPIIISTITGIEISLISEKTGLEKVARIMPNVPSAIGRGVTGFVCSSSLTGKDKRDVERILLTMGEIVEVREKDLAAVTALSGSGPAFVFVIVESLIDVGLKMGLSYDVARELILGTLGGSVELLKVKGNHPGEFRHLVTSPGGTTIEGIYSLEREGLRGTIMKALFDTYLRAKEINSELEVTNDRSSR, from the coding sequence ATGAAAATAGGAATTATCGGAGTAGGAAACATAGGCAGTATTTTTGCAGATAGACTCCTTGGAGAGCTAAGGGATCTCGATAGACTCTATTTGCTAGATAGAAATCAAGAGCGCCTTTCAAACTATTCAGCAGAAGACGAGAGAGTCAGAATTGCTTCGAGTCCGGATGAAGTTCTGTCGAACTGCACTCATGTAATCATTGCTGTTAAACCTCAGGATTGCCTGGAGTTATTCTCGGAGATAATTAACGGCGAAAACTCTTGCCCGATTATTATAAGCACAATCACAGGGATAGAAATTAGTCTGATTTCAGAAAAGACGGGTTTGGAAAAGGTCGCACGAATTATGCCAAATGTCCCGAGTGCTATTGGCCGTGGAGTTACGGGTTTTGTCTGCTCAAGTTCGCTAACTGGAAAGGATAAGAGGGATGTTGAAAGAATTCTTCTCACGATGGGCGAGATTGTGGAGGTCCGTGAAAAGGATCTAGCCGCAGTAACAGCTTTGAGCGGTAGTGGACCGGCCTTTGTTTTTGTCATAGTCGAGTCTCTGATAGATGTAGGTTTGAAGATGGGTCTGTCCTACGATGTTGCCAGAGAGCTGATTCTTGGTACTCTGGGGGGTTCTGTTGAGCTGCTGAAGGTGAAGGGCAATCACCCTGGTGAATTCCGTCATCTTGTGACCTCTCCTGGGGGGACAACTATCGAGGGAATTTACTCACTGGAAAGAGAAGGATTGAGAGGTACCATAATGAAGGCGTTGTTCGACACTTATCTTAGAGCTAAGGAGATAAACTCGGAGCTGGAGGTGACCAATGACAGATCTTCTCGATAA
- a CDS encoding glutamate-5-semialdehyde dehydrogenase, protein MTDLLDKGEKVKAASRKLRLLSTDEKNEAILSICLEIEAQKEKILRANSIDVENSRKKGMKESLVDRLALSEDRIAAMIESCRSVVSLADPVGEIENTWVQKEGLQISRVRVPIGAIGMIYESRPNVTVDASILSIKSGNSVLLKGGSDAINSNKAIVSVIKKALTTAGLPEGSVELVEDTSHEAVEEMLKMNQYLSLIIPRGGTGLIKFVVNNSRIPVIETGTGNCHIFVDYNADVDKAVMIVDNAKTQRPGTCNAVETVLVHKSIAAEFIPRVAEVLTAKGVELRGCNESIRYWKMLPATEEDYSTEFLDLVLAVKIVDDVEEAVSHIEKYSTGHSEAILTNDYANSRRFLKAVDSAAVYVNASTRFTDGGEFGFGSEIGISTQKLHARGPFGLKELTSYKYTVLGDNQVRK, encoded by the coding sequence ATGACAGATCTTCTCGATAAAGGTGAAAAAGTAAAAGCTGCCTCGCGAAAGCTGAGGTTGCTCAGTACTGATGAGAAGAACGAAGCGATCTTGTCTATCTGCCTAGAAATCGAGGCTCAGAAAGAGAAGATTCTGCGGGCCAATTCCATTGACGTTGAGAATTCAAGAAAGAAGGGAATGAAGGAGTCTCTAGTCGATAGACTCGCCCTTTCAGAAGATAGAATAGCGGCGATGATCGAATCATGTAGAAGTGTTGTCTCTTTGGCTGACCCCGTTGGCGAAATTGAAAATACCTGGGTCCAGAAGGAAGGGCTCCAAATCTCCAGAGTGAGAGTGCCCATAGGTGCTATAGGAATGATTTATGAATCCAGGCCAAATGTGACCGTCGATGCATCGATTCTCTCTATAAAATCCGGCAATTCAGTCCTCCTTAAGGGAGGAAGTGATGCGATTAACTCCAACAAAGCGATTGTGTCGGTTATAAAGAAAGCACTGACTACGGCCGGACTTCCCGAGGGTTCAGTGGAACTTGTCGAAGATACTTCTCACGAAGCAGTTGAAGAGATGTTGAAGATGAACCAGTACCTTTCTTTGATTATTCCAAGGGGAGGGACCGGCTTGATCAAATTCGTCGTCAATAACTCCAGAATACCGGTAATAGAAACCGGAACCGGCAACTGTCACATCTTTGTTGATTATAATGCCGATGTCGACAAAGCGGTGATGATTGTTGATAATGCCAAGACTCAAAGGCCCGGAACCTGTAACGCAGTTGAAACAGTTCTTGTTCACAAGTCGATTGCGGCTGAGTTTATCCCCCGTGTCGCAGAGGTCCTAACTGCAAAGGGAGTTGAGCTCAGAGGCTGCAATGAATCGATAAGATACTGGAAAATGCTACCTGCAACTGAGGAAGACTATTCTACAGAGTTTCTCGATTTGGTTCTGGCGGTGAAAATAGTTGATGACGTCGAGGAAGCGGTATCGCATATCGAGAAGTACTCAACGGGTCACTCTGAGGCCATCTTAACAAATGATTATGCCAACTCTAGACGTTTTCTGAAAGCTGTGGATTCCGCCGCCGTTTATGTAAATGCATCGACTCGATTCACAGACGGCGGTGAATTCGGATTTGGCAGCGAGATTGGAATAAGTACTCAGAAGCTTCATGCTCGAGGCCCGTTTGGCCTGAAAGAGCTAACTAGCTATAAGTACACTGTACTGGGTGACAATCAGGTGAGAAAGTAA